In one window of Henckelia pumila isolate YLH828 chromosome 1, ASM3356847v2, whole genome shotgun sequence DNA:
- the LOC140874212 gene encoding uncharacterized protein, with translation MDLLKDYDCKIKYHIGSSNPVADAFSRKVYVSSLSTSSVARVVEECCSLGYTFCQKKEQQVVRVSSILSELALYTRIRESQAVDPKKQKFARLAQDGSTAGFNFQNDGLLFLSGHVLVPDDSTLREEILTQSHRSRFFVHPGSMKMYKDLCTRFW, from the coding sequence ATGGAtctgcttaaggattatgattgcaaAATCAAGTACCATATAGGCTCTTCTAATCCAGTTGCAGATGCTTTTAGCcgcaaagtttatgtgagttcccttagTACCAGCTCAGTTGCACGAGTggtagaggagtgttgttccttggggtATACTTTTTGTCAAAAGAAGGAACAACAGGTAGTGCGCGTTTCATCTATACTTTCCGAACTAGCCTTGTATACTCGTATACGTGAGTCACAGGCCGTTGATCCGAAGAAGCAGAAGTTTGCCCGATTGGCTCAAGATGGAAGTACTGCTGGTTTTAATTTCCAGAATGATGGTCTGTTGTTTCTTTCCGGACATGTGTTGGTTCCTGATGATTCCACACTAAGAGAGGAGATTCTGACACAGTCTCACCGTAGTAGATTCTTTGTTCATCCAGGcagtatgaaaatgtacaaggatctatgtaCGAGGTTTTGGTGA
- the LOC140874214 gene encoding uncharacterized protein: MDEEKMMEEPKISEPKEDMRAENSSKAAALAQIPNYAKFLKDLLRNKKKLNDLTQVTLNEECLNLLQKELSQKFHDPWNFSIPCHIGKFSVNNVLCDLGSSLNLMSHALAKKLGICNTEPSNISLKFADGSSKFPRGVVENVLVKIDKFIYPIDFVILDMNSDCDVPLILGRRFLFMSRALVDV, from the exons ATGGATGAAGAGAAGATGATGGAAGAGCCAAAAATTTCAGAGCCCAAGGAGGATATGCGTGCTGAAAATTCCTCAaaggcag ctGCATTGGCTCAGATCCCGAACTACGCCAAATTTCTAAAGGACTTACTAAGAAATAAAAAGAAGCTGAATGATCTGACACAAGTTACACTGAATGAGGAATGCTTGAATTTGCTTCAGAAGGAACTCTCACAAAAATTTCACGATCCATGGAATTTCTCCATACCTTGTCATATTGGAAAATTCTCAGTCAATAATGTTTTGTGTGACTTAGGATCGAGTTTAAATTTGATGTCTCATGCACTTGCTAAGAAACTGGGTATATGCAACACTGAACCGTCAAatatttctctaaaatttgctgatggatctaGTAAATTCCCAAGAGGGGTAGTTGAGAATGTTCTAGTCAAGATTGATAAGTTTATTTATCCaattgattttgttattcttgacatgaatTCAGATTGTGATGTGCCTCTGATTTTAGGGCGTCGGTTTTTATTCATGAGTAGGGCGTTAGTTGATGTTTAG